One window of the Corynebacterium glutamicum ATCC 13032 genome contains the following:
- the purN gene encoding phosphoribosylglycinamide formyltransferase, with the protein MVPRPKTVNISVVNSDSTTTIVVLASGTGTLLQSLIEAQGTYSIVGVVSDVECPALSRAADAGIDTAVVPLGKDRAQWNHELADAVAVSDPDLVVSAGFMKILGEGFLSRFPSRIINTHPALLPSFPGAHAVRDALAYGVKVSGSTVHLVDAGVDTGPIIAQRAVPVEVNDDESSLHERIKQVERKLIVEVLNSVEFSRQGGVQLNWRG; encoded by the coding sequence ATGGTTCCGAGGCCGAAGACCGTTAACATATCTGTTGTGAATTCTGACTCTACGACCACCATTGTCGTGCTAGCTTCCGGAACAGGCACCCTCCTTCAGTCACTCATTGAAGCGCAAGGTACCTATTCGATCGTGGGCGTTGTCTCTGACGTCGAATGCCCTGCACTTTCCAGAGCCGCAGATGCAGGTATTGATACTGCAGTTGTTCCGCTTGGAAAAGATCGTGCACAGTGGAACCACGAGCTTGCAGACGCAGTTGCAGTAAGCGACCCAGATTTGGTGGTCTCTGCGGGATTCATGAAAATTTTGGGCGAAGGTTTCCTCTCAAGGTTCCCGTCCCGCATCATCAACACCCACCCAGCTTTATTGCCTTCTTTCCCTGGTGCCCACGCGGTTCGCGATGCTTTGGCATACGGTGTGAAAGTGTCAGGTTCGACAGTTCACCTTGTCGATGCTGGTGTGGATACCGGCCCAATTATTGCTCAACGAGCAGTGCCGGTAGAAGTGAATGATGATGAATCCAGCCTGCATGAAAGAATCAAGCAGGTTGAGCGTAAACTCATTGTAGAAGTCCTGAACAGCGTGGAATTTTCGCGTCAGGGTGGCGTACAACTCAACTGGAGAGGCTAA
- the purH gene encoding bifunctional phosphoribosylaminoimidazolecarboxamide formyltransferase/IMP cyclohydrolase — MSDDRKAIKRALISVYDKTGLEDLAQALHRENVEIVSTGSTAAKIAELGIPVTPVEELTGFPECLEGRVKTLHPKVHAGILADTRKEDHLRQLKELEVAPFQLVVVNLYPFAETVASGADFDACVEQIDIGGPSMVRAAAKNHPSVAVVVSPNRYEDVQEALKTGGFSRAERTKLAAEAFRHTATYDVTVATWMSEQLAAEDSETEFPGWIGTTNTLSRSLRYGENPHQSAALYVGNTRGLAQAKQFHGKEMSYNNYTDSDAAWRAAWDHERPCVAIIKHANPCGIAVSDESIAAAHREAHACDSVSAFGGVIASNREVSVEMANQVAEIFTEVIIAPSYEEGAVEILSQKKNIRILQAEAPVRKGFESREISGGLLVQERDLIHAEGDNSANWTLAAGSAVSPEVLKDLEFAWTAVRSVKSNAILLAKNGATVGVGMGQVNRVDSARLAVDRAGAERATGSVAASDAFFPFADGFEVLAEAGITAVVQPGGSIRDNEVIEAANKAGVTMYLTGARHFAH, encoded by the coding sequence ATGAGCGATGATCGTAAGGCAATTAAACGCGCACTAATTAGCGTGTATGACAAGACTGGCCTGGAGGATCTAGCCCAGGCACTTCACCGCGAGAACGTGGAAATTGTTTCCACCGGATCCACTGCGGCGAAGATTGCTGAGCTTGGTATTCCTGTTACCCCGGTTGAGGAGCTCACCGGTTTCCCTGAGTGCCTTGAGGGCCGTGTGAAGACACTGCACCCTAAGGTTCACGCTGGCATCTTGGCGGACACCCGCAAGGAAGACCACCTGCGTCAGCTCAAGGAACTTGAGGTCGCCCCATTCCAGCTTGTCGTGGTGAACCTGTACCCATTTGCTGAGACCGTTGCGTCCGGCGCCGATTTCGATGCTTGCGTTGAGCAGATCGACATCGGAGGCCCATCCATGGTTCGTGCTGCGGCAAAGAACCACCCATCTGTCGCTGTGGTTGTTTCACCGAACCGCTACGAGGATGTCCAGGAAGCTTTGAAGACCGGTGGATTCTCCCGCGCGGAGCGCACCAAGTTGGCTGCTGAGGCTTTCCGCCACACCGCAACCTACGATGTCACCGTTGCAACCTGGATGAGCGAGCAGCTGGCTGCCGAAGATTCTGAGACTGAGTTCCCAGGTTGGATCGGCACCACCAACACCTTGTCCCGCAGCTTGCGTTACGGTGAGAACCCTCACCAGTCTGCAGCTTTGTACGTGGGCAACACCCGCGGACTTGCACAGGCTAAGCAGTTCCACGGCAAGGAAATGAGCTACAACAACTACACCGATTCTGATGCTGCATGGCGTGCAGCGTGGGATCACGAGCGTCCTTGTGTAGCTATCATCAAGCATGCAAACCCTTGTGGCATTGCTGTTTCTGATGAGTCCATCGCAGCGGCACACCGCGAGGCACACGCATGTGACTCTGTGTCCGCATTCGGTGGCGTCATCGCGTCCAACCGTGAAGTCAGCGTTGAGATGGCTAACCAGGTTGCAGAGATCTTCACTGAGGTCATCATCGCTCCTTCCTATGAAGAGGGCGCTGTGGAGATCCTGAGCCAGAAGAAGAACATCCGTATTCTTCAGGCTGAAGCACCTGTGCGTAAGGGCTTTGAGTCCCGTGAGATCTCCGGCGGTCTGCTTGTTCAGGAACGCGACTTGATCCACGCTGAGGGCGACAACTCCGCAAACTGGACTCTTGCTGCCGGCTCTGCTGTTTCTCCTGAGGTTCTGAAGGACCTGGAGTTCGCGTGGACTGCAGTTCGTTCCGTGAAGTCCAACGCAATTCTGTTGGCTAAGAACGGCGCTACCGTTGGCGTTGGCATGGGACAGGTCAACCGCGTTGACTCTGCTCGCTTGGCTGTCGACCGTGCAGGTGCAGAGCGCGCTACCGGTTCCGTTGCTGCTTCCGATGCGTTCTTCCCATTCGCTGACGGCTTTGAGGTTCTCGCTGAGGCTGGCATCACTGCTGTTGTGCAGCCTGGTGGATCCATTCGCGACAACGAGGTCATTGAGGCAGCCAACAAGGCTGGCGTGACCATGTACCTGACTGGTGCGCGACACTTCGCTCACTAA
- a CDS encoding HpcH/HpaI aldolase/citrate lyase family protein, which yields MSELICGPAILFAPAGRAEIIPKAASKADMVIIDLEDGAGEVDREVAYRNIRESGLDPKRTIVRTVGPSDPHFLADVEMVKSTDFTLVMVPKLLGSVPEELDGLNIIAMIETPQAATSIPQIAADPKVVGMFWGAEDLTHLLGGTHSRFLGDESNEGSYRDTMRLTRALMHLHAAANGKFTIDAIHADFHDEEGLYLEAVDAARTGFAGTACIHPKQIEIVRRAYRPEANQLEWAKKVVEEAENHPGAFKLDGQMIDAPLISQARMVISRQPA from the coding sequence ATGTCTGAACTTATTTGTGGACCAGCTATTCTCTTCGCACCAGCTGGACGTGCTGAGATCATTCCAAAAGCAGCATCGAAGGCCGATATGGTCATCATTGATTTGGAAGATGGGGCAGGGGAGGTAGACCGTGAGGTCGCCTACAGGAACATTAGAGAATCGGGGTTGGATCCTAAACGAACCATTGTGAGAACCGTAGGGCCGAGCGATCCACACTTTTTGGCTGACGTGGAGATGGTGAAGTCCACGGATTTCACACTTGTTATGGTTCCTAAACTTCTTGGCAGCGTGCCTGAGGAATTAGATGGCCTCAACATTATCGCCATGATTGAAACCCCTCAGGCTGCAACCAGCATTCCTCAGATTGCTGCGGACCCTAAAGTCGTTGGAATGTTCTGGGGCGCGGAGGATCTCACACACCTCTTGGGAGGCACTCATTCTAGGTTCTTGGGTGATGAGTCCAATGAAGGCTCCTACCGAGACACCATGAGGCTTACACGCGCCCTGATGCACCTCCACGCGGCGGCGAATGGGAAGTTCACCATTGATGCCATCCATGCGGATTTCCACGATGAAGAGGGCCTCTATTTAGAAGCGGTCGATGCTGCGCGGACTGGTTTCGCTGGCACCGCATGCATTCACCCCAAGCAGATCGAGATTGTTCGGAGAGCCTATCGGCCAGAGGCTAACCAGTTGGAGTGGGCGAAGAAAGTGGTGGAGGAAGCAGAAAACCATCCAGGTGCGTTCAAACTGGATGGTCAGATGATTGATGCTCCGTTGATTTCGCAGGCGCGGATGGTTATTTCGCGTCAGCCTGCTTGA
- the amtR gene encoding TetR/AcrR family transcriptional regulator AmtR: MAGAVGRPRRSAPRRAGKNPREEILDASAELFTRQGFATTSTHQIADAVGIRQASLYYHFPSKTEIFLTLLKSTVEPSTVLAEDLSTLDAGPEMRLWAIVASEVRLLLSTKWNVGRLYQLPIVGSEEFAEYHSQREALTNVFRDLATEIVGDDPRAELPFHITMSVIEMRRNDGKIPSPLSADSLPETAIMLADASLAVLGAPLPADRVEKTLELIKQADAK, from the coding sequence ATGGCAGGAGCAGTGGGACGCCCCCGGAGATCAGCTCCGCGACGGGCAGGCAAGAATCCTCGCGAGGAGATTCTTGACGCCTCTGCTGAGCTTTTCACCCGTCAAGGCTTCGCAACAACCTCCACGCATCAAATCGCTGATGCCGTGGGAATCCGCCAAGCCTCGCTGTATTATCACTTCCCGTCCAAGACGGAAATCTTCCTCACCCTGCTGAAATCTACTGTCGAGCCGTCCACTGTGCTCGCCGAAGACTTAAGCACCCTGGACGCCGGACCTGAGATGCGCCTCTGGGCAATCGTTGCCTCCGAAGTGCGTCTGCTGCTGTCCACCAAGTGGAACGTCGGTCGCCTGTACCAACTCCCCATCGTTGGTTCTGAAGAGTTCGCCGAGTACCACAGCCAGCGCGAAGCCCTCACCAACGTCTTCCGCGACCTCGCCACCGAAATCGTCGGTGACGACCCCCGCGCAGAACTCCCCTTCCACATCACCATGTCGGTGATCGAAATGCGTCGCAACGACGGCAAGATTCCAAGCCCGCTTTCCGCAGACAGCCTCCCGGAGACCGCAATTATGCTTGCCGACGCCTCCCTCGCCGTCCTCGGCGCGCCGCTGCCCGCCGACCGGGTCGAAAAAACGCTTGAACTAATCAAGCAGGCTGACGCGAAATAA
- a CDS encoding putative nucleotidyltransferase substrate binding domain-containing protein has translation MLHPSLTELADAAPLAQDFATVRGVLKESLDLLGNALNHGEEPAELAGWLSQVITDVLHSPGLDAHVVLTGPVGRGDALPTSPVRWLAVVDSQEDPNEKISALLTEVGFIAEPIGAATREEWEQRARAGEDPEVYLDAGTWVAAIAEVDDKALLQDALSSRPPAVETYEGLPSLDMVVNIRENLMIPTVKIARWAAHKAGSLAPTTAQRLVDARGVLTNDEVDALTQVWTSALSLQSKRWMDHIHDQETTAWELPALQRATFGASARLLSEVLRSVEAREIDTK, from the coding sequence GTGCTTCACCCCTCATTGACTGAGCTAGCGGATGCTGCCCCACTTGCACAGGATTTTGCCACCGTCCGCGGTGTGCTGAAGGAATCGCTGGATTTGTTGGGCAATGCACTGAACCACGGTGAAGAGCCCGCGGAGCTTGCAGGGTGGCTGTCACAAGTTATTACTGATGTTTTGCACTCCCCTGGCTTGGATGCCCACGTGGTGCTCACCGGCCCCGTGGGGCGTGGAGACGCACTGCCTACCTCGCCCGTGAGGTGGCTGGCGGTCGTCGATAGCCAAGAAGATCCGAATGAAAAGATTTCAGCGCTGTTAACTGAGGTGGGCTTCATTGCGGAGCCGATCGGTGCGGCAACTCGTGAGGAGTGGGAGCAGCGTGCGCGCGCTGGTGAGGATCCAGAGGTCTATTTGGATGCTGGCACGTGGGTCGCGGCGATCGCTGAAGTAGATGACAAAGCACTGTTGCAGGATGCGTTGTCATCTAGGCCGCCTGCGGTGGAAACTTATGAGGGTCTTCCTTCGTTGGACATGGTGGTAAACATTCGTGAGAACCTCATGATTCCCACGGTGAAGATCGCTCGCTGGGCAGCACACAAGGCTGGTTCTTTGGCGCCTACGACTGCGCAGCGCCTCGTGGATGCCCGTGGTGTGCTCACCAATGATGAAGTCGACGCGCTGACACAGGTGTGGACTTCCGCACTGAGCTTGCAGTCGAAACGTTGGATGGATCACATCCATGATCAAGAAACCACCGCTTGGGAGCTTCCCGCGCTGCAACGTGCCACTTTTGGCGCATCGGCTCGGTTGCTTTCTGAGGTGTTGCGGTCCGTTGAAGCCCGTGAAATCGATACCAAATAG
- the rpsR gene encoding 30S ribosomal protein S18, which produces MKQRNNAKRVRLEQTRRPKKNPLKAAGIEKVDYKDINTLRQFISDRHKIRSRRVTGLTPQQQREVATAVKNAREMALLPFTSR; this is translated from the coding sequence ATGAAGCAGCGTAACAACGCTAAGCGCGTCCGCCTTGAGCAGACTCGCCGCCCAAAGAAGAACCCGCTGAAGGCAGCGGGCATCGAGAAGGTGGACTACAAGGACATCAACACCCTTCGTCAGTTCATCTCCGACCGCCACAAGATCCGTTCACGTCGTGTCACCGGTCTGACCCCGCAGCAGCAGCGCGAGGTTGCAACCGCCGTGAAGAACGCACGCGAAATGGCTCTCCTGCCGTTCACCAGCCGCTAA
- the rpsN gene encoding 30S ribosomal protein S14, with amino-acid sequence MAKKSKIAKNEKRKEIVARYAERRAELKAIISNPNTSDEDRLDAQFELNSQPRDAAAVRVRNRDSHDGRPRGYLRKFGLSRVRMREMAHRGELPGVRKSSW; translated from the coding sequence ATGGCTAAGAAGTCAAAGATCGCCAAGAACGAGAAGCGCAAGGAAATCGTCGCCCGCTACGCGGAGCGTCGCGCTGAGCTCAAGGCAATTATCAGTAACCCAAACACCTCTGACGAGGATCGTCTGGATGCACAGTTCGAACTGAACAGCCAGCCACGTGATGCTGCTGCTGTCCGCGTTCGTAACCGCGACTCACACGATGGTCGCCCACGCGGCTACCTCCGTAAGTTCGGTCTTTCCCGTGTCCGTATGCGCGAGATGGCTCACCGTGGTGAGCTGCCGGGCGTTCGTAAGTCCAGCTGGTAA
- the rpmG gene encoding 50S ribosomal protein L33, whose protein sequence is MARNDIRPIIKLKSTAGTGYTYVTRKNKRNNPDRISLMKYDPVVRKHVEFREER, encoded by the coding sequence ATGGCACGTAATGATATCCGCCCTATCATCAAGCTGAAGTCTACTGCTGGCACTGGTTACACCTATGTCACCCGTAAGAACAAGCGCAACAACCCGGACCGTATTTCCCTCATGAAGTACGATCCAGTAGTCCGTAAGCACGTCGAATTCCGCGAGGAGCGATAA
- the rpmB gene encoding 50S ribosomal protein L28 → MSAHCQVTGRKPSFGKSVSHSHRRTSRRWNPNVQRRKFYVPSEGRTITLTVSTKGLKVIDRDGIEAVVAQIRARGEKI, encoded by the coding sequence ATGTCGGCACATTGCCAGGTAACGGGACGCAAGCCGAGTTTCGGCAAGTCTGTCTCACACTCGCACCGACGCACTTCCCGCCGTTGGAACCCCAACGTGCAGCGTCGCAAGTTCTATGTCCCTTCCGAGGGACGCACCATCACTCTGACCGTTTCCACCAAGGGTCTGAAGGTCATTGACCGCGACGGCATCGAAGCCGTTGTTGCTCAGATTCGCGCACGTGGGGAGAAGATCTAA
- a CDS encoding SulP family inorganic anion transporter, translating to MRDLLPSRDDYQLLRFSWKMDIAAGVTVGIVALPLALAFGVSSGVGAEAGLVTAIIAGLVAAIFGGSNVQVSGPTGAMVVVLAPIVAQYGVGAVALLSLMAGVIVLVAGVLRLGRTVSFIPWPVIEGFTAGIGVIIFLQQVPAAFGYSGHLPTNALLAAIHTVSHATKDAILPLLIIIVTAAIMIVLGKIAPKLPASFIAILVVSIGVALLKLPVELIGELPNSLPAPHLPDVNLEMFTSLLGPAFAVAALAAIESLLSARVAASMADTGPYNADRELVGQGLASISAGFFGGMPATGAIARTAVNVRSGGRTRIASIIHALVLLGVVYVAANIVAVIPLAALSGVLMVTASRMVSIEVISRVMRSTRSDAIVFVITAIVTISVDLVIAVGIGIAVATFFMLRRMSMNAGVFRETLPEPATLNDEKIGLFRIEGALFFGAAERLSQQILDYEDLEVVILRLSHIQMIDATGAHQLTELVNALERKNVTVLIKGVRKEHIHVLGVLGAIRSLRHENHLFDDLAPAVEHARKHVKIDNS from the coding sequence ATGCGTGACCTTTTACCCTCTAGAGACGACTATCAGCTACTCCGCTTCTCCTGGAAGATGGACATTGCTGCTGGCGTCACCGTGGGCATTGTTGCCCTCCCCCTCGCTCTCGCCTTTGGTGTGAGTTCTGGAGTCGGAGCCGAGGCAGGATTAGTGACTGCGATTATTGCTGGCCTGGTTGCAGCAATCTTCGGCGGTTCCAATGTGCAGGTTTCAGGACCAACAGGAGCGATGGTGGTTGTTCTCGCTCCAATCGTCGCCCAATATGGTGTCGGTGCGGTTGCATTACTCAGCCTGATGGCTGGAGTTATCGTCCTTGTCGCCGGAGTGCTTCGATTAGGCCGAACGGTGAGTTTCATTCCGTGGCCGGTCATCGAAGGATTTACGGCAGGCATCGGTGTGATTATTTTCCTGCAACAGGTGCCAGCTGCGTTTGGTTATTCGGGCCATTTGCCCACCAATGCGCTCCTCGCTGCGATTCACACTGTTTCACACGCCACGAAGGACGCAATTCTACCTCTCTTAATTATTATCGTCACCGCTGCGATCATGATTGTGTTGGGAAAGATCGCCCCAAAGCTCCCTGCCAGCTTCATTGCCATTTTGGTGGTGTCCATTGGCGTGGCTCTGCTCAAGCTTCCCGTTGAGTTGATCGGTGAGCTCCCCAATTCCCTTCCTGCCCCTCACCTGCCTGATGTGAACCTGGAGATGTTCACGAGTTTGCTGGGGCCAGCTTTTGCTGTCGCCGCGCTCGCTGCTATTGAGTCTCTCCTTTCCGCTCGTGTGGCAGCCTCCATGGCCGATACGGGTCCTTATAATGCTGACCGCGAATTGGTCGGTCAGGGGTTGGCGTCGATAAGCGCTGGCTTTTTTGGCGGCATGCCGGCAACTGGCGCAATCGCGCGTACGGCGGTCAATGTGCGCTCCGGCGGGCGTACCCGTATAGCGTCGATTATTCACGCGCTTGTGCTGCTCGGCGTTGTGTATGTGGCGGCGAATATCGTTGCGGTCATTCCGCTCGCCGCACTGTCGGGCGTGCTCATGGTCACCGCGAGCCGCATGGTGTCCATTGAAGTGATCTCGCGCGTCATGCGCTCCACTCGCTCTGATGCGATCGTTTTTGTCATCACCGCGATCGTCACCATCAGCGTCGACCTCGTCATTGCGGTCGGCATCGGCATTGCCGTCGCGACGTTCTTCATGCTGCGACGCATGAGCATGAACGCCGGCGTCTTCCGGGAAACCTTGCCCGAACCGGCCACGCTTAACGACGAAAAGATCGGCCTTTTCCGTATCGAGGGCGCATTGTTCTTTGGCGCAGCTGAACGTCTTTCGCAGCAAATCCTTGATTATGAGGACCTCGAAGTGGTGATCCTGCGCCTGTCACACATCCAAATGATCGACGCCACCGGCGCCCACCAGCTCACCGAGCTTGTCAATGCGCTGGAAAGAAAAAATGTCACTGTATTAATTAAGGGCGTCCGGAAAGAACACATTCACGTTCTCGGCGTCCTCGGAGCGATCAGATCACTGCGGCATGAGAACCACCTCTTCGATGACCTTGCCCCAGCGGTTGAACATGCCCGAAAACACGTTAAGATCGACAACAGTTAA
- a CDS encoding ArsR/SmtB family transcription factor, translated as MLSSKDLPIYQRKADLFKGLAHPYRIRALEIIATNNEVSVGQITKEMDLEASHVSQHLKVLRKFGLVSSQREGLVVYYRLTYPEVADFLKVSRSLLKRMAGEDA; from the coding sequence ATGTTGAGTTCCAAGGACTTGCCGATTTATCAGCGCAAAGCTGACCTTTTCAAGGGTTTGGCACATCCATACCGCATCAGAGCCCTGGAAATCATTGCCACGAATAATGAAGTTTCAGTCGGTCAGATAACCAAAGAGATGGATTTGGAAGCCTCTCACGTGTCCCAGCACCTTAAGGTTTTAAGGAAATTTGGACTGGTTTCCTCCCAACGCGAAGGCTTAGTTGTTTATTACCGGCTCACCTACCCGGAGGTCGCAGACTTTCTTAAGGTGAGCCGCTCACTATTAAAGAGGATGGCTGGCGAAGATGCGTGA
- a CDS encoding type B 50S ribosomal protein L31, translated as MKKDIHPDYHAVVFQDAGTGFQFLTKSTASSDRTVSWEDGNEYPLIVVDVTSESHPFWTGAQRVMDTAGRVEKFERRFGGMARRKKKA; from the coding sequence ATGAAAAAGGATATCCACCCTGACTACCATGCGGTAGTCTTCCAGGACGCAGGTACTGGCTTCCAGTTCCTGACCAAGTCCACCGCTTCCAGCGACCGCACCGTGTCCTGGGAAGATGGTAACGAGTACCCACTGATCGTCGTTGACGTCACCAGCGAGTCTCACCCATTCTGGACCGGCGCTCAGCGTGTCATGGACACCGCTGGTCGTGTTGAGAAGTTCGAGCGTCGCTTCGGTGGCATGGCTCGCCGCAAGAAGAAGGCATAG
- the rpmF gene encoding 50S ribosomal protein L32, with translation MAVPKRRMSRANTRMRRSQWKADNVALQEVKIDGQTVRIPRRLVKAAQLGLVDVEQF, from the coding sequence ATGGCAGTTCCAAAGCGCCGTATGTCCCGCGCAAACACCCGCATGCGCCGTTCCCAGTGGAAGGCCGACAATGTCGCCCTTCAGGAGGTCAAGATCGACGGTCAGACCGTTCGCATCCCACGCCGTCTGGTTAAGGCAGCACAGCTCGGTCTCGTGGACGTAGAGCAGTTCTAA
- a CDS encoding response regulator transcription factor: MKILVVDDEQAVRDSLRRSLSFNGYNVVLAEDGIQALEMIDKEQPALVILDVMMPGMDGLEVCRHLRSEGDDRPILILTARDNVSDRVGGLDAGADDYLAKPFALEELLARVRSLVRRSAVESNQSSSIEQALLSCGDLTLDPESRDVYRNGRAISLTRTEFALLQLLLKNQRKVLTRAQILEEVWGCDFPTSGNALEVYIGYLRRKTELEGEDRLIHTVRGVGYVLRETAP, translated from the coding sequence ATGAAAATTTTAGTTGTTGATGACGAGCAAGCTGTACGTGACTCCTTGCGACGTTCCCTTTCGTTCAACGGATACAACGTTGTTCTCGCAGAAGACGGCATCCAAGCACTAGAGATGATTGACAAGGAACAGCCTGCTTTGGTGATCCTCGATGTCATGATGCCTGGTATGGACGGACTTGAGGTCTGTCGCCACCTTCGCAGCGAAGGCGATGATCGGCCAATTCTTATTCTTACTGCCCGCGATAATGTTTCTGATCGTGTTGGTGGCCTCGATGCAGGCGCAGATGACTATTTGGCTAAACCATTTGCTCTTGAAGAGCTGTTGGCGCGCGTCCGTTCACTGGTGCGTCGCTCTGCAGTGGAATCAAATCAGAGTTCCAGCATTGAACAGGCTCTATTATCTTGTGGCGATTTGACGCTTGACCCAGAAAGTCGAGATGTCTACCGCAACGGACGCGCCATCAGCCTTACTCGAACAGAGTTCGCGCTCCTGCAATTGCTCCTCAAAAACCAAAGGAAAGTGCTCACTCGCGCCCAGATTTTGGAAGAGGTATGGGGCTGCGATTTCCCCACTTCAGGCAATGCCCTCGAGGTCTACATTGGATACCTTCGACGCAAGACTGAATTGGAAGGAGAAGACCGCCTGATCCATACAGTACGAGGAGTCGGATACGTCCTGCGAGAGACCGCTCCGTGA
- a CDS encoding sensor histidine kinase — protein sequence MSLRWRLALLSATLVAFAVGVITVAAYWSVSSYVTNSIDRDLEKQADAMLGRASEAGFYATAETEIALLGEYASDTRIALIPPGWEYVIGESISLPDSDFLKSKEAGKQILVTSAERILMKRDSSGTVVVFAKDMVDTDRQLTVLGVILLIIGGSGVLASILLGFIIAKEGLKPLSKLQRAVEEIERTDELRAIPVVGNDEFAKLTRSFNDMLKALRESRTRQSQLVADAGHELKTPLTSMRTNIELLLMATNSGGSGIPKEELDGLQRDVLAQMTEMSDLIGDLVDLAREETAETSSIVDLNQVLEIALDRMESRRMTVRIDVSETVDWKLLGDDFSLTRALVNVLDNAIKWSPENGIVRVSMSQIDKATVRIVIDDSGPGIAEKERGLVLERFYRAVSSRSMPGSGLGLAIVNQVVNRHGGQLVVGESDDGGTRITIDLPGEPIRSGFENVDD from the coding sequence ATGTCGTTGCGTTGGCGCTTGGCTTTGCTGAGCGCCACTTTGGTAGCTTTCGCCGTTGGTGTTATTACTGTTGCTGCATATTGGTCTGTCTCCAGCTATGTCACCAACTCAATCGATCGTGATCTGGAAAAACAAGCGGATGCAATGCTTGGACGAGCCAGTGAAGCGGGATTCTATGCAACCGCAGAAACCGAAATTGCTCTGTTAGGTGAATATGCCAGTGACACTCGAATCGCCTTAATCCCACCTGGGTGGGAATACGTCATCGGTGAATCCATATCACTGCCTGATTCAGATTTCCTTAAGAGTAAAGAAGCGGGGAAACAGATCCTCGTAACAAGTGCTGAGCGCATTCTCATGAAACGAGATAGCTCGGGCACAGTGGTGGTTTTTGCTAAAGATATGGTGGATACCGATCGGCAGCTCACGGTGCTTGGCGTCATTCTCTTGATCATTGGCGGCAGTGGTGTTTTGGCGTCGATTCTGCTTGGTTTCATCATTGCGAAGGAGGGGCTGAAACCACTGTCAAAGCTGCAGCGTGCCGTCGAAGAGATCGAACGAACTGATGAGCTTCGTGCGATTCCCGTGGTGGGAAATGATGAGTTCGCTAAGTTGACTCGTAGTTTCAATGACATGCTCAAGGCACTGCGGGAGTCTCGTACCCGGCAATCTCAGTTGGTGGCAGATGCAGGACACGAGCTGAAAACTCCACTGACCTCAATGCGGACAAATATTGAATTGCTGTTGATGGCAACCAACAGTGGAGGATCGGGAATCCCCAAGGAAGAATTGGATGGCCTTCAGCGTGATGTATTGGCGCAGATGACCGAAATGTCTGATTTGATTGGTGATCTTGTTGATCTTGCGCGTGAAGAAACCGCCGAAACGTCAAGCATTGTAGATCTCAACCAAGTGTTGGAAATTGCGCTTGACCGAATGGAAAGCCGTCGCATGACGGTGCGGATAGATGTTTCCGAGACTGTGGATTGGAAACTGCTGGGCGATGATTTTTCCTTAACCAGGGCATTAGTAAATGTTTTGGATAATGCCATTAAATGGTCGCCTGAGAATGGCATTGTTCGAGTGTCGATGTCACAGATCGACAAAGCAACGGTCCGCATTGTTATTGATGATTCAGGGCCTGGAATTGCTGAAAAAGAACGAGGATTAGTTTTGGAACGGTTCTATCGCGCCGTCAGCTCCCGTTCCATGCCGGGATCGGGATTAGGTCTTGCCATCGTGAATCAGGTTGTGAATCGGCATGGTGGCCAACTCGTTGTGGGTGAATCAGATGATGGCGGAACGAGAATCACTATTGATTTGCCAGGGGAACCCATTCGCAGCGGGTTCGAAAATGTCGATGATTAA